CGATCGCGAAAGTCTAAAAACCATAATGCTAAAATCAGAAATAAAGCGACACCAGCCACTAACAAAAATTGATACAAAATCGTGTTTTTTTGTTTGTTCATTCCCGATCGCAGTTAAAAATGATTTCTTACTCTACGATCGAACCCGTACAATGACGCTCCATATTGGCAACACCGCTCTACAGGCCCGATGGAGACTAAAGTCATGATACACCCTAAATTTGACTTACAATTCTGCTGGGGATTTAGATGCAATACTCGGCCAAGTATCTGTGACTTTTTTTAAGTTCCCCGTGGGGTCTTTAAAGAATTTATCTTTTACCTCTTCATTGAGGAAAACATACAGTTTATTTTCATATAACGACCACACGTTTGGATCGCCGTCAAATTTCTTAGCTAGTACAATTCCAAAAGTACAATATCCACCATTTGCCGGAGCAAATTTCTCTGGATTGGCTGCAAATCGATCGCGATTATCTGCATTGGCAAAATACCAAGTTGCCTCGTTCCAATCCAAGGTAAATTCTGCGTTTCCTTCAACTGGCTTACCCTCAGAAAAATATGCAACCGGATCGTAGCCTCTTAAAGCACGTCCTCGCTCGTCTAGATTTAAGCTAAAATCGAGTTGGCGATCGCTTTCAACTTCAGTAGCCGTAGAACTGCGATCGCTACTGGTAGATTCCGAACTAGAGCCACAGCTAACTAATGCGACCAAAGAAGCATTTAAAGCTAAGATAACAAGAATTTTTTTTAACATAAACTGCGATTCTCTATTGTGAGTTAAAGATTGTCGATCGGCAGTATTGCCTAGACTCATCTAGTAATAGCATACTACTGATAGTCTATTTTAGCCTTGGAAACCCTGAGTGGAGATCGGTAATCACGAGCATTCTACAGATACTATTCTATACTGCGATCGGCAAACGATCGCATAACTCGCAACAATTTTACAGTATCTTGGGCGATCTCCGGGCAGCTAGTATAATAATAAGTTACTATTTCTCCCGACTCAGCATCTCAACCCAATGACCAAGACTGTTACGGTAAAAACCCCAGCAACCACCGCCAATCTAGGGCCGGGGTTTGACTGCATTGGTGCAGCACTCACCCTATATAATACCTTTTCCTTTACTGCAGGATCGGATAACTCCTACTTAGACATTAAAGTAACAGGTGCTGAAGAAACTCAAGTCAGTTGCAATGCGGATAACTTAGTGTATCAATCTTTTGTACGCTTATACGAACATTTAGGTCGAGCTGTCCCTTCAGTATCGATCTCTATTGAGATGGCCGTTCCTCTAGCACGGGGTTTAGGCAGCTCCGCAACAGCGATTGTTGGCGGACTCATGGGAGCTAATGGTCTAGCAGGTAATCCTTGTAGCGAAGCTGAAGTCATGGAGTTGGCGATCGCCATTGAAGGACATCCCGATAATGTGGTTCCCGCTCTGTT
This window of the Roseofilum casamattae BLCC-M143 genome carries:
- a CDS encoding YHS domain-containing (seleno)protein produces the protein MLKKILVILALNASLVALVSCGSSSESTSSDRSSTATEVESDRQLDFSLNLDERGRALRGYDPVAYFSEGKPVEGNAEFTLDWNEATWYFANADNRDRFAANPEKFAPANGGYCTFGIVLAKKFDGDPNVWSLYENKLYVFLNEEVKDKFFKDPTGNLKKVTDTWPSIASKSPAEL